The DNA region CCGGGCAACCCTCCCGCTCGGCGGCACCGACCTATGCGGCACCCGAGGTCAGCAGCCCGCCGATCGCCCGTCCACCCGCCACACCGGCCTCGCCGATTCAGGCGCGCTACCGGGTGACCGACACCTTCGACGGCGGATTCATCGCGGAGCTGTCGATCCGTAACACCTCCCGGCGCGACCAGGAGTGGGTGGCCCGGGTCGAGTACCCCGGCGGTCGGGTGGTCACCGCCTGGCTGGAGGGGGTGCCGCAGGGGACCTTCCGCGATGCCGGCGGCACCCTGACCTACCGCAGCGGCCCGGATCTGGCGGCCGGTGCGGCCGTAGCCCTGCGGTTCCACATCGAGTTCGCCTCGCCCCGCCCGGCGCGTTGTGTCGTGTCCGGACGGACCTGCGACGGCCTCTGAGGACCCTCCCGCTGTTGCGCGGTGCTTTCAAGCTTGCGCAAGGTGTCGACAACATTGCCGGTTCGTTTGCAAGGTATTGCAGAACCTTTCGGCAAGGGCTAGCGTGCGGGCCAGTCAGCGACCAGAGGAAGGCCGTCGA from Micromonospora sp. NBC_01739 includes:
- a CDS encoding cellulose binding domain-containing protein, producing MSGMRRAPRSMPSPGATAVASSPWILISIGVGAMVVLLVIAVGAYRGPGADYDPTPPLGAVPPPRATSAGWGASGLPSQPVPGLSPRRTDPPTPTGTAAMPAPEPEPSAGQPSRSAAPTYAAPEVSSPPIARPPATPASPIQARYRVTDTFDGGFIAELSIRNTSRRDQEWVARVEYPGGRVVTAWLEGVPQGTFRDAGGTLTYRSGPDLAAGAAVALRFHIEFASPRPARCVVSGRTCDGL